The proteins below are encoded in one region of Nilaparvata lugens isolate BPH chromosome X, ASM1435652v1, whole genome shotgun sequence:
- the LOC111052763 gene encoding programmed cell death protein 6 isoform X3 gives MAFNSALPNQEFLWGIFQKVDKDKSGYITAEELQQALSNGTWAPFRAKTVQLMIGMFDKENRGTVSFHDFGALWKYVTDWQQCFRSFDRDGSGNIDKQELQTALSTFGYRLSEQTVETIVRKFDRLGKNTILFDDFIQACIVLHTLTSAFRQHDQDQDGIITLHYEQFINMVFSLKT, from the exons ATGGCTTTCAATTCTGCGTTACCCAACCAAGAGTTCTTATGGGGAATTTTCCAAAA AGTTGACAAGGACAAGAGCGGTTATATTACGGCTGAAGAACTACAACAGGCTTTATCCAATGGAACATGGGCTCCATTCAGAGCAAAAACAGTACAACTTATGATAG gTATGTTTGATAAAGAAAACCGTGGAACGGTTTCCTTTCACGACTTTGGCGCTTTGTGGAAATATGTAACGGACTGGCAGCAATGCTTTCGCTCTTTCGACAGAGATGGATCTGGAAATATTGACAAACAGGAACTGCAAACTGCTTTGAGCACCTTTGGTTATCGCCTCTCTGAACAAACGGTTGAAACCATTGTTAGAAAGTTCGATAGACTTGGGAAAAACACgattctatttgatgatttcatTCAGGCCTGTATAGTATTACAT ACGCTGACTTCAGCTTTTCGGCAGCATGATCAGGACCAAGATGGCATCATCACTTTACACTACGAGCAGTTCATTAATATGGTCTTCAGCTTGAAAACCTAA
- the LOC111052763 gene encoding programmed cell death protein 6 isoform X2, with the protein MAFNSALPNQEFLWGIFQKVDKDRSGYISADELQLALSNGTWTPFNPETVRLMIGMFDKENRGTVSFHDFGALWKYVTDWQQCFRSFDRDGSGNIDKQELQTALSTFGYRLSEQTVETIVRKFDRLGKNTILFDDFIQACIVLHTLTSAFRQHDQDQDGIITLHYEQFINMVFSLKT; encoded by the exons ATGGCTTTCAATTCTGCGTTACCCAACCAAGAGTTCTTATGGGGAATTTTCCAAAA GGTTGACAAGGATCGTAGCGGTTATATTTCAGCCGATGAATTACAGCTGGCCTTATCCAATGGGACATGGACTCCCTTTAATCCAGAAACTGTTCGGCTAATGATAG gTATGTTTGATAAAGAAAACCGTGGAACGGTTTCCTTTCACGACTTTGGCGCTTTGTGGAAATATGTAACGGACTGGCAGCAATGCTTTCGCTCTTTCGACAGAGATGGATCTGGAAATATTGACAAACAGGAACTGCAAACTGCTTTGAGCACCTTTGGTTATCGCCTCTCTGAACAAACGGTTGAAACCATTGTTAGAAAGTTCGATAGACTTGGGAAAAACACgattctatttgatgatttcatTCAGGCCTGTATAGTATTACAT ACGCTGACTTCAGCTTTTCGGCAGCATGATCAGGACCAAGATGGCATCATCACTTTACACTACGAGCAGTTCATTAATATGGTCTTCAGCTTGAAAACCTAA
- the LOC111052763 gene encoding programmed cell death protein 6 isoform X1: MGSIQSKNSTTYDRYVLPQSYLFAHYCSRVDKDRSGYISADELQLALSNGTWTPFNPETVRLMIGMFDKENRGTVSFHDFGALWKYVTDWQQCFRSFDRDGSGNIDKQELQTALSTFGYRLSEQTVETIVRKFDRLGKNTILFDDFIQACIVLHTLTSAFRQHDQDQDGIITLHYEQFINMVFSLKT, translated from the exons ATGGGCTCCATTCAGAGCAAAAACAGTACAACTTATGATAGGTATGTGCTCCCACAATCCTATTTATTTGCTCATTATTGTTCCAGGGTTGACAAGGATCGTAGCGGTTATATTTCAGCCGATGAATTACAGCTGGCCTTATCCAATGGGACATGGACTCCCTTTAATCCAGAAACTGTTCGGCTAATGATAG gTATGTTTGATAAAGAAAACCGTGGAACGGTTTCCTTTCACGACTTTGGCGCTTTGTGGAAATATGTAACGGACTGGCAGCAATGCTTTCGCTCTTTCGACAGAGATGGATCTGGAAATATTGACAAACAGGAACTGCAAACTGCTTTGAGCACCTTTGGTTATCGCCTCTCTGAACAAACGGTTGAAACCATTGTTAGAAAGTTCGATAGACTTGGGAAAAACACgattctatttgatgatttcatTCAGGCCTGTATAGTATTACAT ACGCTGACTTCAGCTTTTCGGCAGCATGATCAGGACCAAGATGGCATCATCACTTTACACTACGAGCAGTTCATTAATATGGTCTTCAGCTTGAAAACCTAA